GCGGCGGCATGCATACTCGCCGGACTTACGGGGCTCTACCTCTACCGGCGCAGACGCACCTGAGACGGTCGCCTCACCGTCTCCCGGCGGATCGGCAGACGTCGCAGATGGTGATCGTTCCTTCACCCGAGGCAACGGCGGAGACCCACCGCTCGATGACCACCTCGAGATCGCCGGGGAGATCCTGCCGGACAAACCCGCGTTTCCGGCTCAGGTACTGTGAGATCGCAGCCCTGCTGATCCCGAGGCGCTTTGAGGCCTCGCTCTGGCTGATTCCCCGGTCATTCACCAGCCGGTAGACCATCTCGGCGCGCATCTGCGGAAGGAGCCTCCGCGCGAGGGTATCGCAGCGCATGATATCGCAGGAAGGAGGCTCGGTCATTGCGCAGACACCATCTGGGACTCTTTGTACTCGTAGAGGATCTGCCGGGCGTCCCTGAAGTTGAACTTCTCCACGATCATATCGTTGTCCTTGAGTCTCTTTAAAGCATAGCGGACGGTGCGGGGGGCCAGGCTGCTGAGCCGGACGAGCTCCTTGTGGGTCAGGGCACCCCCGTCCTCAAGAAGCAGGAGGATCTTCCGGGAGGACGGGGGGAGGCTCACATAATCCATGCAGGATAGTTAACGCTGTTAACATATCAAACTGACGGATGTTATAACTCCGGGGGACTATAGAGTAACTATGCTGGAACGGCAGGAGAAAGCAGCAGTCATCGTGCTCCTCTGCGTCGTCGGGATCGTGCTTTCGGTGCACCTCCTCTTTGCCGCCTTCGCCCGACCGCTGGTGGCGGATACGTACTCCGAAGAGGTCCCGGACGGGGCGCTGGTTCTCCTGGAAGGGAATATCGAAGAGATCGCAGAGACTTCGACCGGCGCGCACCTGATCCTGACCGTCAACGGCACCCGGGTCTTTCTGCCGGAGAACGTGGCCGCTACGCTCCAACTCCACGAGAACGAGAACGTAACGCTGTATGGGGTCGTCCAGACCTACCGCGGAAAGCGGGAGGTGGTGGTGGCCTCCGCCGGGGATATCCGGGTGCTCGAGTGACCTACTTCGTCTTTGTGTAAAATATGTCGGCGCCGTCGGCATCGCCGAAGAGGGGCCGGCTGCGCCGGGGCTTCTCACGAACTTCTTCCGTCTTCGTGGTCTCCGGTTCGGGCTCCCGGCGGGCGGGCGCCGGGCTCTCGTCGGGTTTCTTCTTTCGTCCCCCCTCCACACCGGTCCCGGAGGGGAGGTCTCCGTCGTTGATCCGCACGCTCGGCATACAGGAGAATCACCCGGACCGCTATATGACACCTCTGGATCGGCCACCGGGAACACCGGGCACTTCCGGATACAACGAGCCGTTCTTCTCCCTCCCACCGGGAAAGAGAGACGATCTGAGGGAGCGAGCGGACGCAGGGCAGGATCTCGCGCCACGGTCTGTCGCTGCGCGGGCACTTTCCGCAGTTTCCACCGGAACGGGAGTTCGAGCCGTATGCCGGTGGTCCCGGACCGGAGCACCGCCGGCCAGGCCTTGCGCGGCAGAAAACCCGGAAGGAATTTCACGCGGCAACAGAGATATTCAACCATCGAAAGAACAGCAGTGATCCGGGCAAAGAGAGCCGGCGACGCGGCGGGCCGGAGCGGTACGGAAGATTACCCGCTCTCGGCCGTCCCCGGCGAAGCCCGGCAGGGGTTCTGGCCGATCACCCTGGTGCTGCTCGGGTTTACCTTCTTCTCCGCCACGATGTGGGGCGGCGCGAGGATCGGAGTTGCGTTCCGGTTCTGGCCGGACCTCGTCGGGATCATTCTCTGCGGAAGCGCGATCCTCGCGCTCTACGTCGCCGGCCTCGGATACATCGGCTACAAAAGCGGCTTTTCCACCGTCCTTTCCGCCCGGTTCGCCTTCGGCGATGCAGGCAGCAGGTGGTCCGACGCACTCCTCGGGCTCACCCAGATCGGGTGGTACGCCTGGGGGACCGCGACGGTCACGATCGTTCTCATCCACCTGCTGGATCTCGATGCACGGATCCAGGCGCCCCTGATGATCGTGTTCGGCCTCGTCTTCTGTCTGACGGCGTACATCGGCTGCCGCGGGATTGCAGTCCTTTCGTGGGTCTCGGTCCCGGCGATGCTCCTTCTCATCGCCGCAAGCGCCTCGGTCGCCCTCCAGGATGCCGGGAACGGGGCGGGGCTCCTCCCGCCGGGAACGGCGGGCGCACTCACGGTCGCCGAAGCACTCACGATCGTCGTCGGCACCTTCGTCTCCGGCGGCACCCAGGTCGCCAACTGGACGCGCTTTTCCGGATCCGCGCGGACCGCCGCCGGCTCCGTGCTCCTCGCGTTCTTCTTCGGGAACGGGCTGATGATCGCCGTCGGGGCCGTCGGCGCCGCCGTCTACGGGCTCTCCGACATCGTCGAGGTGCTGGCGGTCCAGGGCCTTCTCTCCGCCGGCATCCTGATGCTCTTCTTGAACATCTGGACGACTCAGGACAACACCATCTACAACTTCTCGGTCGCTGGATGCCACTTCTTCAGGACAGAACAGCGGCGGCTGGTCACCTTCGCCGGCGCCGCCGCGGGAACCCTGTTCGCCCTTCTCGGCATGTACGACTGGCTGATCCCCTACATGGTTCTCCTCGGCGTGCTCATCCCGCCGCTCGGCGGGGTGATCATGGCGGACTTCTTCGTCCGGCACCGGGGGCGCTACCCCGAACTCGCGAAGGCGACCGTTCCCCGGTTCAACCGGCGGGGGCTCGCGGCATACGCTGCCGGCTCCATCGCCGCCCTCGCGGTCCCGGGCATCCCCCCGGTGAACGGGATCGCCGCCGCGTTCCTCGTCTACGCGTGCCTCGTCCGGCTCACATGAACCGCTCGAACCGGTCGCGAGGCACCCGGCAGATCGGGCAGATCTCGGGCGGCTCATCCCGGGCGCAGAGGTAGCCGCAGACCCGGCACCGCCAGACCGGATACGTCAGGGCCCCCGGGGCGCGGCCGGCCGCGGCACGCTCTTCTTTCTGCCGCTGGCGCTCCGCCGGCCCCGGCCGGCGTTCCGGGACAGGGTCGGGGGCGCGGCGGCCGGCCTCCACATCGGCGGTGACGTAGAGGGCGCAGTAACAGGCGCCGTAATCGGTGAGATCGGGGTCGCGGTAGTCGCAGGGGCAGATGATATCCAGGTCGTCCTCCCGGTCTCCCGAGGCAAGCCTGCAGGGGCAGGAGATGTAACCGTAACGTTCCCGGTTCGCAAGCAGCCCCCGGACGAGGCCCCGGGTGAACTCCCGGTCCGGGTTGAGATGGTAACCGCCTGCCTCCGCCTCGCGGGCGAGGTCGTCCATGAAGCGATCGATCTCCCCGTCGCTCGCAGCGTCAGGCACCGACCGCCTCCCGGATCTCGTCTTCCCGGAACCCCACGACCACCCTGGCGTCGTCGATGACGACTGTGGGAAACGAGAGCCGTGGGTTCCAGCGTTCGACTTCCCGGACCACGCGATCCCGCTCCTCGCCCGCGAGCAGGTCCACGTAGACGTACGAGAACCCGACGCCGAGGTCGGTGAGGAGCTCTTTTGTTCGGGCGCACCAGCCGCAGGTGCTCAGGGCGTAGAGAACCACCCTGCCGCGGTCTTTTCCGGGCACATGCTGCATCTCAATCAAGGGTTTCCTCCGTCTCGCCCCTGGTATGGAGACCGGAGGTAAGTAGCTTGCCCTGGAACGGGGCGGCTCAGGAGAAAGTGGGTTTGAGGAGGAGAAGAAGATCGGAGCCATCCCCGGTGACCGCCAGCGACGCCCCGCAGAGTCCGAACTTCCGCCGGTAGAACCGGAGCCTCCGGGGAGAGAGAGTGCCGGAACCCCGGATCAGGAGCCCGACCGCATCCCCCTCCCGCCGGGTGGAGAGCCGGATCTCCCGGGCGCCGGCGGCCGCCATATCCTCGAGGATACCGACGACCTCGTCGCAGAACCGTTCCCGGTCGATCAGCACCGGCGAGAGCGGGTCATCGTCTCCGTCGAGAACGAGATCGACGCCCTCGAAGAGCGGGAGGTAGGCGAGCCGGGAGACGAGTTCCGCCCGGTACGCCGCCGGATCGTCCGCTGCCTCGATGAATGCCGCGTCCGAGAACGGACACGTCAGGGCTCCGGCGACCAGGTCGCGCAGCACCGACGGGAGGTCGACAGCGGAGAGGTGCGCGGTGTCCCGGTAGCCCAGGATCGTGTTCATGAAGTCGGCAAGCAGGCGGTCGGCCCGGCGGAGGAGCGACGCATCGACGACGTGGTTGAGCCGGTCACCCGCGAAGTGTGCCTCGACCCGCTGGATCACCTGGACGGCCTTGAGGACGAGCTGGACCTCGAACTTCTCCCCGGCGTTGAACTCGTCGGCAAACCGTGAAAAGTCGGCAAGAAAGCCATCGATCTGATCGGACTCCAGGAGTTCCTGGTAACGCCGGGCCTCTTCTGCCTCGCCGAGGTCGTCGAGGCGATACGCAAGGGCGTAGAGGCGCCCCGCAATCGCCGCAAAGACCCGGTTGGCCTCCTGGAGCAGGTCGACGGCGTGCTCCAGTGAGTCGGCGAGCCGTTCCCGGTCGAAGATGCCGACGCCCGCCATCTTCTCCGCCTCCCCCTGCAGCCGGTCGAGGAGCCCCGGCATCGCCGAGGCCGGGATGCTCCTGCCGTGGCCCGGGCAGCAGAGGCTCACCGGTTCGTGGGCGAGGATCCACCGGACCCTTCCTACGGACGCAAGCAGCGCCGGCTGGTCCCACCCGGCAATTCCGGCGATGCCGGGGCTCGTGGAGAAGAGGAGGTCGCCGATGAAGAGGTACTCGCCGAAACGGATGCAGATGCTGTCGGGCGAATGCCCCGGGGTGTGATAGATGAGAAGGGTGTTCCCCGAGCGGAGCGGGACCTGCTGCCGGTGAAGAGCGATGCCGCCGTCCGCACCCAGGGTCTCGCGGTCGCGGGCGGCAAGAAGGGGGAGGCTGACCGGGAGCGGCTCGATCTCCCACCCCATGAGCTCCGCAACCGTCCGGGCCGCATCACCGGCCTCGAGCGCCCGGGCACCCGTCTCCTCCGCGGCGACGGAGAGGTGTGGGAGAGCCCGGAACCGCCGGTCCCGGATTGCCTGGTAGCAGTGGTCGGCGTGGCAGTGGGTGACGATGAGGATGACCGGCCGCGGGGTTTCCCGGAGGAGGGCATCCACGAGCGCCATGATCCGGTTCATCTGGCCGGGGTCCGCCCCGGTGTCGATGAGCAGGATCTCGCCGGGTGTCCGGATGAGATAGGCATTCGAGCAGGTGACATCCGGCTTCCGGAGGAAGGGGTAGATCTCGGCGCCGGCTGTTCCCGGTACCGGTTGCCATTGCTGATCGTTGAGCATTGCGCGCACCCGGAGAGATGGATATAATTGACCAGTGTTGCACCGCAAAGGAGAAAAAACAGGCGGGTTTTTCCCCGAAGAAGGATAGTCCGGCCGGATGACCGGGGCCGGGTAGCTTCATATCCCACCGTGCAGGAAGGAGAGGTGAGGTGAAATGAAGGTATGAACGTCAGGAGACTTGCCGGAATCGCAGTCGCGCTCGTGCTCACGGCATGGATCTGCGGCACTGCCGCCGCACAGGAGACGGCCATCAACGAGATCGGTATGGTCGCCGCCAACGAGACGCTCACCATAAGCGGGACGACGAACCTCGCTCCCGGGAACCACCTGCTCGTTGAGGTGACGCCGGTCG
The genomic region above belongs to Methanoculleus oceani and contains:
- a CDS encoding transcriptional regulator, encoding MTEPPSCDIMRCDTLARRLLPQMRAEMVYRLVNDRGISQSEASKRLGISRAAISQYLSRKRGFVRQDLPGDLEVVIERWVSAVASGEGTITICDVCRSAGRR
- a CDS encoding winged helix-turn-helix domain-containing protein, translating into MDYVSLPPSSRKILLLLEDGGALTHKELVRLSSLAPRTVRYALKRLKDNDMIVEKFNFRDARQILYEYKESQMVSAQ
- a CDS encoding MBL fold metallo-hydrolase translates to MLNDQQWQPVPGTAGAEIYPFLRKPDVTCSNAYLIRTPGEILLIDTGADPGQMNRIMALVDALLRETPRPVILIVTHCHADHCYQAIRDRRFRALPHLSVAAEETGARALEAGDAARTVAELMGWEIEPLPVSLPLLAARDRETLGADGGIALHRQQVPLRSGNTLLIYHTPGHSPDSICIRFGEYLFIGDLLFSTSPGIAGIAGWDQPALLASVGRVRWILAHEPVSLCCPGHGRSIPASAMPGLLDRLQGEAEKMAGVGIFDRERLADSLEHAVDLLQEANRVFAAIAGRLYALAYRLDDLGEAEEARRYQELLESDQIDGFLADFSRFADEFNAGEKFEVQLVLKAVQVIQRVEAHFAGDRLNHVVDASLLRRADRLLADFMNTILGYRDTAHLSAVDLPSVLRDLVAGALTCPFSDAAFIEAADDPAAYRAELVSRLAYLPLFEGVDLVLDGDDDPLSPVLIDRERFCDEVVGILEDMAAAGAREIRLSTRREGDAVGLLIRGSGTLSPRRLRFYRRKFGLCGASLAVTGDGSDLLLLLKPTFS
- the codB gene encoding cytosine permease, whose amino-acid sequence is MPVVPDRSTAGQALRGRKPGRNFTRQQRYSTIERTAVIRAKRAGDAAGRSGTEDYPLSAVPGEARQGFWPITLVLLGFTFFSATMWGGARIGVAFRFWPDLVGIILCGSAILALYVAGLGYIGYKSGFSTVLSARFAFGDAGSRWSDALLGLTQIGWYAWGTATVTIVLIHLLDLDARIQAPLMIVFGLVFCLTAYIGCRGIAVLSWVSVPAMLLLIAASASVALQDAGNGAGLLPPGTAGALTVAEALTIVVGTFVSGGTQVANWTRFSGSARTAAGSVLLAFFFGNGLMIAVGAVGAAVYGLSDIVEVLAVQGLLSAGILMLFLNIWTTQDNTIYNFSVAGCHFFRTEQRRLVTFAGAAAGTLFALLGMYDWLIPYMVLLGVLIPPLGGVIMADFFVRHRGRYPELAKATVPRFNRRGLAAYAAGSIAALAVPGIPPVNGIAAAFLVYACLVRLT
- a CDS encoding glutaredoxin family protein; the encoded protein is MQHVPGKDRGRVVLYALSTCGWCARTKELLTDLGVGFSYVYVDLLAGEERDRVVREVERWNPRLSFPTVVIDDARVVVGFREDEIREAVGA
- a CDS encoding ferredoxin-thioredoxin reductase catalytic domain-containing protein codes for the protein MPDAASDGEIDRFMDDLAREAEAGGYHLNPDREFTRGLVRGLLANRERYGYISCPCRLASGDREDDLDIICPCDYRDPDLTDYGACYCALYVTADVEAGRRAPDPVPERRPGPAERQRQKEERAAAGRAPGALTYPVWRCRVCGYLCARDEPPEICPICRVPRDRFERFM